In Larimichthys crocea isolate SSNF chromosome XXII, L_crocea_2.0, whole genome shotgun sequence, the genomic stretch AACTGATGTCTCTGCATATACAAAGTAAGTTCTGGATGCTTAATTAATACACAAACAGGATATagtcactttgtttttgttcccttcATTTGGTTGGTGATCCTTGAGCTTCCTTCTGATAATTACCACAAGTCCCCAAGTACAATCTGCACCCCACTGCAGTGATGACATGCCAAAACAAGTGCTGTGTTAGTATTCTGTTATGTACTTAAGGTCACCAGGGTCAAATTTGTCTCAGCAGCTGattgtttcctctttgtcctgTAGTACCATCGTGCCCCATGAAATCCAGGCGCATAGACGGAACATATTTTTCTGTAAGATCACCTGTGCTGTAATTTATTCTCAGTCAGGTCTGAGCCCAGGACTTTACTGTGGGATAGAAGCCCGTGGAAGTTCAACATAATGCCTGCTGACTGATGTCTGTTTACCTTAAACATCAGGGCGATGTTTAGCAGCTCAGCATGTTCTCAAGTTAATTTGTGGCTCTGTAATGTTTGTACTACTACTTTATCTTTGTATCAAAGGGTGCAATTATCTCCACTAGCCTTGAGCTTacgaaagaaacaaatgaaaaattatGTGTACATTCACATTCCTCCACTTGAGCATCAACAGCACCTAGAACACTATTTACAGTGTCAGATTAAGTCTAATATGATTTCAGATTTAAGTCGATCTTCAAAATTTGTTCTTTCTTTATTGAGCAGGTGGGCCTCGTTGTCGTCATCTCTCTTCATAttgcatgttttatatttaaaaagagtGTTCATCCTTTTGAAGGCTGAATCTAGTGTCCAAGTTTATTAATTAAAGAttcagtgtgtagaatttagttcTAGTTTTAGTTCATCTGGTGGTgtaatctcctcacatcacccttgccaacctagtgtaaaggagaaacaacacttgaaagcccctgtctagagtcactatttagtttgtttgctctcggctattgtagaaacatggtgaacCCACTTCCACTGtagatatataataaaaattacAGTAACTGTTattaatttcaaattaaatgaaactgtAGCTGTGACTGTTGTCTGATGTAGTTGTCCCTAGTTTTGTGGCACATTTATGataatagaaatagaaaactttttatgtcattgtacaacagacatactgtaagcacagCGAAATTACAGGGGGCTTTGACGAGGTGCTGGTCCTAATATAGGTAATAGTATAAAAccacaatacaaacacaaatgcaaacataaatatataagctatacaaagaaaacagggtgtattcataaaaagtgaatgcTGCATTCTTGCTTGTATTTGCATAGCAAATGGTAAAAGCAATTGCTCATTTATTGCACATGAGGTTATTGCTTGTGATACTCAGGTAAGAAGTTATGAAGTAAAGTTATTGCACAAGAGATTTTGCATGTTGGGGGGctagtgcatgtgtgcattcaggATGGTGATGGCTTTGGGAAAGAAACTGTTCTTGAGTCTGTTTGTCTTGGCTCTAGTGCACATGTATCGTCTGCCAGAGGGCAACAGGTCAGACAGGtggtggatgggtggatgggtgTTGTCTCTCACAATGGCCTGCGCTCTGCTGAGGCAGCGAGATGAGTGAATGTCTTTGAGGGACATTTACTCATCTCGCTGCctttaaatataatacattcatatttaaatgctGCACTAAAAATCACCGAGAAAACTCTCATCATGTGATGTATTCATCACTCATCATTAAGTCACCGTGCACGGGCACAGCTCTGTGTGCGTGACCGCGCTCCCTCCACGGTGAACGCGCACGTCGCCGTCGTCCTCCTTCCTGccgttggttggttggttggacaGTGTACGGACGGAGCAGACGGTGCAGACATGGCTGCGCTCAGTAAGATACCGCACAGCTGCTATGAAGTCGGTCACACATGGAGCCCGTCGTGCGTGCAGTCCGCTGTGGACGTAACCAGAGGAGCTCTGGAGGTCTCCTTCAAAATATACGCCCCGCTGTACCTGGTGAGTTTGTCGCCCGGACCCTGTGCACCCCGGAGCTAAAGTCAGCGAGCTAACTAAGTGAGGCTAACTAGTCGTAAACATCACCTCACAGTCTCGAGGCTGAGATCAAGTTCAtgaacgtgcacacacacacgcacgcgccTCGTCCAGCACTGATTAGTCGGGCTAATTAACAGCCATCACCTGATGAGTTATGTAAACAGATGAATTGAGCAGTTAGCCGTGAACTCTTCTTGGGGACACTCAGTATTTTTTAACGCTTGTCAAACATCAGCTCCAAGCGTTAAAGTTAAAGTCAACAGATTTGGTAACCAAATGTGAACGACACCtagagactgactgactgtgtgtgtgtgtgtgtgtgtgtgtgtgttgcagataGCAGCCATTCTAAGACGAAGGAAGAAGGATTACTACTTAAAAAGACTTCTCCCTGAGATCCTTTGGTCTACCTCTTTCCTCACTGCCAATGGAGGTCTCTACATCGTTTTCTTCTGCATCCTCAGGTCAGTCTGTGCAACACAtggaacacagacacacagtgtcagcagcTCGGTGAAATGAAAGaagcagtgtgtgggatttagaGGAGCGGTCGCCTTACTTCACGTTCTCCTTCTAGTATTAAGGAGAAACTATAAACCTCGTCTAAAATGTGACAGGcgtctgtatctgtctctttttttaggcgattgtacactaatgaaaacatggttattaatatatttcattCCTAGCATTTTCTGTGAATGGAGCttcctaaatcctacacactggacctttttaaaggagcagtgtgtgtgatttagtggcatcttgcTGTTCACttgttgattgcaaccccaTCTCCTCACCCTCAACTCAGCTCagctcaaactttatttataaagcatatttaaaaacaactgtggttgaccaaagtgctgtaaaggttaatacatataattaacatataatacatataataccaTAATTACAGAAGGTTAAGATAAATGCTAAGATATTTAAACAtggttaaaagccagggagaaaaggtgtgtttttagggaggatttaaaaacctcaaatgatccagCAGATCGGATCTGCCAGGGCAAGTTATTCCAGAGTTTAGGGGCCGCCGGcacaaaggctcggtcaccttttgtttttgtttttacctagGAGAAGAAgtgaacatgtaaaaaaaaaaagtcccctaTCTAGAgcctactgtagaaacaacGTGGTGGACTCTAAATAGAGTCCCTTAGATgttccacactggacctttaaatggtGATGAAGTTCTGTTACATTCAGCGTGTGCACAGATGTTATCTCAGAGTTTGTTGCTTAAATGCGCTCCATCCagtttttcttgtaaacaaaaaaaaaactgctgtttgCATTCAGTGTTAGTCACTGTGTATACTTGAGTCTGAACAAATGTGTTCTTCAAGGTCCAGGTTTAACAggctctattcacagaatacggcaaaaatgtaatataatatgcataactatgttttcattagtgtacagtcaactgaaaataagaagttATGTTTATATTAAGACACCGCAGTTCCTCCTCCACAGTGTCAGCCATGTGGAACCGTCATGTTTCCCAGAATGCCTGCCTTGTGGCCACCATAGTTCCTCTTTCTGACAATAGGAAGGACACGCCGCTACatgccaccaaatcctacacaaTGCTCCTTTTAAAGCCtgattgtttacatccatgtttactAGCCAGCAGTCTTCGTCACTGCTGCACGTGTCCAGTAATTGTACAGTGCTCAGCGGCATGGCAGGAATATGTATCAGGACAGTgctcatgaaaataaaaatgaaacccAAAAAAAGTTAAGCATAACATCATTAAAGATGACTACATGGACTGTCCAGAGCCGTACAAATAATCAAACCGTTCCATTTTGGTAATCATTTCGCTTTTGATTTAAAGCTGGGACTAAGATCTGAAGCAAAGTGgtgctgtcagtctgtgtcaCTACTTTCCAGTTGTGAAATAACGCTGTACATGTCTAACTTTAGGAAACTGTTGGGAGGGTTCTACTCCTGGTCTGCTGGCTTTGGCTCCGCACTGCCTGCCTCCTATATTGCCATCCTCCTCGAGCGTAAGAGCAGGTGAAATTCAGTCTGTGTTACTTTCTCTAGACTTTTCTTATGTCCTACTCTCTGaaagtcttcatgtttttaactTAAACACATTTGCCAAGTACAACGCTGCACAAAATGATATGTTTGGGACCTAATGGCCATCAGGTATGGCCGTATTGCTTCTTTATTGATTGCTCATCtatatgtctctctcttttccccccaCCAGGAGAGGGCTGCTGACAATATACATGACAAATCTTGTAAGAGCAGCTCTGTTCATATAAACATTTGTTCTACATAAAGAGCTATGCCTTATTTTGCCACACGATGCATCAGTGTAAACGTAACAGTGTAATCTTGTCTCCAGGCCACTGAGACTTTGTTTCGCATGGCAGTGACGCGAGGCATCGTCAAACCCATCAAACATGGCGAGGTGAGCAGAAAGCCACGTTTGGTTCAGGCTCCGTGTTGTCAGGGAGCCACACTCCCTCACAACTGTTTAACCAACTGTTTTACAACGTGCCTGACTCCACGCATTCTGTGGGATTATTGCTTTCAAACGGCAGAAGCTGCCTGTTTTATTATAGAAGCAATCTATATCCACGGCCAGATGCTTCCACCTGTCTCACTTGttgtcctctttctgtctcttcaggtGCTCCTGTTCTGCATAACTGCATCACTCTACATGTTCTTCTTCAGGTCAGAGCTGCACAGTGGAAACATTCttacagtgaaatgtgaaactggTTAATTAGTTGTTATAAATGACCTTGAAATATTGAAACAAGAGCGTCTGGTTAGAGTTTGAGCTGAATGTTGTTTCATACTGCAGGAATAAAGATGGTCTCAAAGGCTTTGCGTTCTCTGCGTTAAAGTAAGTCGGCCCTGTTCCTACCGATGCTCTGAATGAGATCGCTGTCATTGTTTGGGTGGAGACGAGACATATGTGGTGTGTATTTTCCATCAGGTTCATCATTGGAAAAGAGGAGATTCCGACTCACTCTGTGACGGCAGAACACGCCTTTACAAGAGCCCATGAGAGAACAGCTGCTATAGAGACACAGGACTCGCAGGTGTCAGCCGAAAGGCCCAGCTCCAGGAGGAAAACTCTGATAGCCTACACCAGGGAGCTGCTAGAATCTATGTGagaggatacacacacacacacacacacacacacagaggtttgtTTGAGTGCCCAGTTTTGacatgttctttttatttttaataatccAGATGCAAAAAGGGTCCAAGACACAGATGTTGTAAACATTACCAAGACAACTGCATTTCCTACTGCGTTAAAGTAAGTTTTGTCCCGATGATGCATTTAAAACACTCTAATCCCATATTACAGATGATGATAATGCAGAATTAaatccttttttcctctttgctttcttCATCCAGGGTTTTGTCAGGATGTTCAGTGTCGGCTACTTGATTCAGTGTTGTCTTAAAGTGCCTTCAGCATTCAGGCAGATGTTCTCGAAACCCTCTCGGCTCCCCTCACTCTTCTACAACAAAGAGAACTTCCAGCTCGGGGCCTTTTTAGGATCCTTCGTCAGTATCTACAAGGTACAAGATTTTTATTCTTCACAACATCTCACTGcactctttttattattatttgtctcCATCTCATTAAGGACAGATTGAATTTGGTGTTATGGTTGCTAACATTTGAGTATATAGTGTTTTTCTAAAGTGTTCCTCTTTCACTCAGGGAACAAGCTGCTTGCTACGCTGGCTGCGTAACATTGATGATGAACTCCACGCACTGATCGCTGGTAAGACATGATTGTGTGAAGTGTCAAATAGAATTCCCGTAGAGCCACCCACCTCTGCAGTTTGTCATGTCCCAGCTGATTTACTCTtgtctcttttcctccctcGCGTCTTTCAAGGCTTCCTGGCTGGTTTGTCAATGTTCTTCTACAAAAGCACGACAATATCCATGTACCTCTTCACAAAGCTGGTGGAGGTAAAAGACAAATCTCTCTGAGCACTAACTGAGAACTAACAACTGACGAGATAAGATAGTGTTATTCTACATGTCTGCTTATCTGTGTTGGACAGTTTCTCATTAACAGcacgtctctctgtctgtagactATGTACTTCAAGGGCATCGAGGCCGGACGGTTCCCTTACTTTCCTCATGCAGACACGGTCCTGTACGCCATCTCCACTGCTATCTGTTTCCAAGCTGTAAGTAACACATATGCTTCACGtacatgtttctttttcctttttttttttactaagaaATGATAACATGTATGACTCTATGCTGTTAACACAGGCTGTGATGGAAGTGCAGAACCTCAGGCCTACATACTGGAAGTTCCTGCTGCGTTTAACTAAGGGCAGGTATGAATGTATGGTGTGAAACCAGTCAGCTgtcaaacagtgttttctttgagaAACGTCAGTTGCACCCAACTAAAGGAAGttcttttaaaactaaaaaaggaAGTAACAGTTCACAGAGGTTATTTTCTCCTCTTGTAGGTTTGCTCTGATGAACAGACAGTTGCTAGATGTGTTTGGAACTCAGGCCTCCAGGGACTTTAAAGGCTTTGTGCCCAAACTGGATCCTCGTTTCGTCACGGCGCTTCTACCAGGAGCCGACATCCAACTTGGATGACTTGGGACCAGAATGTGGGAGTGGCTTTAGGGCTGCCTCGACAGTAAATGGACAGCTCTGGCTGTTCTTTCTGCATACCTTGAGGATGCTTTTAAAAGAGGTGGTGATGTTGTGTTATGAGATTGCTTTGGAGGGTTTAAAAGCCTCAGATCTGTCCAAAGCCGGGTGTCAAGTGTGGTGTTGCATAAGCTCATTTCCTGACTGGGATTATCTGGATACAGCTAACTGGTAAAACGAATGAAACACACTTTTAAATTCAATAAACCTAAAAAATTGGTTTAttggaaaattaaaaatgatctCACTTCAGATGCAACAACATTCCTTTTATCCTTTTCATCGTAATGTTTCTTCATTTTGCAAGTTACCTGAAGAACTTTGTACCAGCTGAGCTCACTTTGGTTCTTTGGATGTCTGCCTTTACGTCAGAGGGTGAAACTCGCTCACTAATCTTTTTGCAATGGGCACAGTGATCCatgatttttttagatttaagaGGAGAAAGAATTTGAAATAATTACTCCCTGATCATTTTTGAATGTGTACTTTTTCAACACGATGGATGCAAATATAATTATGTAGCCTTATCACATATTTTACTCTGTATTAGACAATGGGAGATGTATGTTAATTGTGGTCTTTAATATAAAAACGTGATGTGAAACACAGAGGTGGAAAGTCGCcattttttaactattttttcaggcaattttttttttctttcattgattACTAAATGCAATATTTTGGCAGTATATTTTAAGTTACTTCACTTCATAAATTGTTGTCATTAATGTAAGTGAGTCACTTTTATAGACACTTACTGGGATAGAAGAAAACATCAAGGACGGTGCCAAATTTGGACATTCATTCTGTGGGAAAGATGATGAACCCTgaacaaaatatgaatttgcAACACTTTAATTTGCTGGTACTCCAAAActaccaataataataataatgcacataaatcaacaataaatacagtgaaagaaaacatccaCAATTTGTTTACCAGTAACTGTACTGGGACTACTTTTTCGGTGGAATCAGGTCAGCATTTACAGTTCATGCAGAGCACAAATAGATTCTTTTAAAACCTGCATTTACAGGTTGCAGGTTGTCTCATACTGCTTTTTAACAAAGAGATTGATGTATTTATTCAAAGGTCATGTTGTATAAGAAACACAAAGTCATATTTGCTCAGAGGTTGATGGCGAGAACAGTTTTTCCACACTACATATTAGTACTTGGTGTCTCTTCCACCTCTGgtttacagtaaaatatatgTACCCTTCATCTAATGCTGAAACTGTTTACATGTAATAAGAAAGAAACTGATCAGAGAACAGGCTTCAAAGTTTAGAAACCTTTATTTACAAATGTATACATGAGCTACATCAGCGATTGACTAACTGTTCAGATCTTATAATTTAAAGTCTGAATAATTTTCAAATActctttgaaataaaagttgGGAACCACAAAATACATTGTCTACACAAAGTTCAGTCAACTTGACTTTTCACTTTATTCTCCGAGGAGTTTAGACATGActtcaatattaaatatataatttagaACTAAGGATGTCTGTTACAAGGATGTGGTGAGTGAACACTTTCACATTAACTGAAAAGTATGAATGACATATTTTACTATGCGataaatagtgtgtgtgtcatatatatatatatatatatatatatatatatatatatatattatatatatatatatatatatatatatactgtatatgtatgtatatatgttcacgtgtaatgtacctgttagtgctctttattcagaaaatcCTCATgccacatctacatttcaggatctgtttttatgacacagattaaatgttaaatataaatatttcaatatttatcatcacagtaacagtgttacacacattagtagctgtaaacactcagcattagaaaaatacatacgttggtttggtgcttacataaggagtaaacatttataatcatcactttaaaagttacatacgttgtttttggtgcctgtttgtttcccagatatattagtgtgtgtgtgaatgggtgtataagagacattaacttaaagaactttgtagaaaggcgctttatgaagttcagtccatttccttgtattagtttacgggcagatctgccacatccaatatggcggcgacgtaGACttacgattcagcgctcaatgcggcgtctatgtatatatgtctatgagtgTGACAACCAGCACAAAGCTACCAGGGAAGATGGTTGTCAGACAGACTGCTTTGTGGGTAAAAGGACTGTGGCTACACAACTGTCTAGGGCAGCCCTAaccaacacaaaacatacagGTATGCATAGCTATACAgataaaaatgtctgttgtaTTTACAAAGCTACACTTGTATGCAAACACTATACATTAAGAAATTTTACTGTCCTTCTTGAACATATATTTTCCAGGTTCTCAAGCTACATTAGCTACTCGAACTGTTGCTGTGGGCAACACCACATCCAGCCTTATCCCACTGTGTTCGTCAACTCCACTGAAGCGGAAAACAGAACCACCTGGCTGCCCACCAACCAAGCGTCCGCACATGGAGTTTACCTCACTTGAGGAATCTGTAATTAGCTGCAACTTTGCAGATCATGAAGGGTCCAGCTACCTCCCCAGCTTGAATTGGTTGACACCACCAGAACTGACCAGTGAGTTACTTTTGCTTGTCTTTGGTAATCAGACACTATCAGACATAATCTATTCctcaatattattttatttcatgcatcAATACGCAGATGTGAGAATTCTGTCATCTTATACTGCTGTGAATGTGCAACATTACAAATACACTTCGTAACAACCGTTTTTTGTTGCCTGTGGTTTTCTTTGTCAACACAACACCAACCAAGACCCTGCAGGACATGGTGAAATACCTGGTATATAAGGGGTGCCTGCTTGATCTTTTTAAAATCTGCCCTACCTGTTCAAGAGACTGCCAGGTACACACATGTGTAAAAGGGACATTCCTTTCTGTGACCCAAAAGTGCCTCTACCAGAGCTGCTTGTACACCAGAAAGTGGAAGAGTGAACCTCTTGTGGGCAGCTGTCCAGCAGGGAACCTCCACCTATCCGCTGCTGTGTACCACACAGGCTCTTCTTTCATCCAGACTAACAAGGTTTGTTAAAGGAGGGGAAAACATGCCATCATAAAAAAGTGTCTTCTCCCATGGGTTtcagatctttttttccccactgatAAAATCCTCctctatttacattttcattgcaAGGGCCATTGCATCCCACAGTGCTGGAGAGGTAAATGTTGTTACAGAGGTATTCTGATTTTACATTGCAGGTTCTCAATACAATGCATGTGAGGACTTTCACCAGGATGGCACATCGTAATCATGTGCAGCACTACATTCTGCCTTCTGTGCTTCATAAATGGCGTTTACACCAAAACAACCTGCTGGACAGTCTGAAACAGAGGGGCACTGTATCTCTCGGTGGTTATATGAGAGCCAACAGTCCAGGACATTGTGCAAAGTATGGTTCCTATTCCATGATGGATCTCGGCACAAACAAAATTGTTGATATCCAACTTGTACAAGTAAgcagattattaaaaaaatatttacctgtgtaaaaacaacaacaaaaagaacatgATCGGTGTGACAATTTAATAAACTCACCAACCTTCCTACAATGTTTCAAATCTGTTCATAAAGTTTTGAAATATCTTGGGCACAGACAgaggaaaattaaaaattaGTTTCTTTATTGGTTGTTTCTTGAAACTCTTCAAATTTAGAATTTTAAAGTCCGAACAGAAATGTAAAGTCtgtatgaaaaatgtaaaaaaaagttatgtctGTATGTCATCCACAGAGCAATGAAGTGGGAAGCAGTACACGCATGGAAAAGGAGGGGCTGATCTGGAGTCTGCAGTATCTCGAACAACCTGGTGTTAAAGTGGCCTCCCTGGTGACAGACCGACACAGCCAGGTTCAAAAATCTATCCGGGCGCAAAAACCAGACATTGACCACTTTTATGATGTGTGGCACTTATGTATAGGTAGGATAATTTGAGAAATATAGTTTTATAGTAATTATTTGTAGCACAGCCCTGCTTCCACTTACATTTTTTCAAACTCTTCTCAGCACTCACTAAGAAGGTGGATGCCATCTCCAAGGAAAAGGTGAAACGGTGgcaaaaaggtatcaaaactcACCTTCACTGGTCAGCATCGGGTTCATCCAGTGGAGAGGAAACCGTGGCAAAATGGACATTCCTTATCAACCACATCCAGAATGTTTATGTCCATGACATTCCACTCTTCCCAAAGTGCATCCATCCCTGTaccactgacaaaaacaaaaaacctggTATGTCAATATTCAGTAGCAATTATGTAATTGAACTGctcattttgacacctaatttaaTAAACTTGTCGTTATATTTGATCATTCAactttggctgggtggttaataaaactttcttctttagtctgacagactcagagaacatatttattttgactttacatggactttaatggAACGCTCTGCTGTGTGTAGAGGTCTGTATGTAGGtctgtatggttagcttgatatagttttcaggtgatttaatgaaggtaaaacacagtgaatggccgtgctTCTCCTGGACTGGGGCCGCTGCTGCAGCTACAGGGATTTCGTGAACTAAAAGAGAAtctcttcatatattgtttagatacaataagaatcacctacattcatagaccaatgcaggctgaatatttagtttagtattgaacgtattttatgatccgcgacacattgtcagctttgggtACGTTACTCACACAGTGGActgtggacagagagacaaatgcataatgagattatgccTCACGGAGTTAATTACTATGGAAttaaaaaattgtaaaataaattgaattgaatttactTTACACTGTATTCACTTATGTATTTTGTGGTTGATATATGACATTAAACTGTGTTACAGTGATTAATACAACAGTAATACAATTTTTAAATTCCATCGTATTATATGtatagtattatattataagaaacatttattctacatcagtgttaattttgtcagacgagacgagacgaaatatgttcaTCAAcaagcctttttcccttgacgaagacgagactatacaatgttctaaaaacactgacgaaaaatgtgccaatgtgcgtttttgttgacgaataaaaacgagatgaaaatgtcatggaagaacaaaaacgtcctccttgttttcgtctactatataagaaaaaaaaacaacatccagtcctgctgtcatgtgtttgtgccagcacttcttttactgtaggcagtgttcattttgtcacccatttttcaatttagtcttagtcttgtgtcaaagttcattgttagtcttagtcacttttagtctttcacaaatcatttttgttagtcatattttagtcgacaAAAGTCTCAGAATTtgagtctagttttagtcaaacgtgaacacagggtattttagtctagttttagtcaaaacattttagtcttcttctatttatttcaggaatattgtttttgtttattaattccagttcacttgtgttccagagctaacatattgattaaatgtcttgaatgaattgaattgaatgaattcgtcacggccacacgtttgatatcctcttgctgctctcgcacctgtggcttgaaaacaaacagcatgcaggagaaacacgtgTATggacagcgcaatctagagcatgaaacggaccttagaagtcaggcccgacccGGCCCGGGCCCGATAGCATTTGACCCGAGCCCAGCccggcccgttttgattgacagctttgtagaaCCTGAACCtgtttgcagcccgacgttattaaaatgtgcgcatatggcataacagtcaagaatgagtctagcctccccatttgtgctaaacactaacagtgatggactcatcttaattttaatattttagtagatgcaactggcataaaatcaatttatttatattgaaatttaacaattgcatgtagaagatgacagaacatgtcataatagggtgtacctgctattagtagattaaaaaatgaaatcaagtcatattaagtgtgtattgaaacaacagacaagacacttagcaaagttgcattgaagatgaattcattcaattcatttcaatcaagacatttaatcaatatgctagctgtggaacacaagtgaactggaattaataaacaaaaaaaaatattcctgaaataaatagaagaagactaaaatgttttgattaaaacTAGACTCAAACTTTGAGACTTTTAGttgactaaaatatgactaaaagtgactaagaatgaactttgaaacaagactaagactaaattgaaaaaatgggtgacaaaattaacactgatttacatgttatttggtattttaattttaaagctTCATTTGGACAGAATGACACAAACTGGGTTAAGATCAGTATTATTCCTGTCTTTGAATCTTTGAAccacattataaaataaaaccaggTGTTCAGCTTGGCCCAGCAGCAGAagtatgaatttaaaaaaaaacaaatgacctcatttgcatattcacATCAAAGGATGTTCTAGAATGCTAAagaactgtgacatcacacacacaaagaatataTATAAGTGT encodes the following:
- the LOC109136800 gene encoding uncharacterized protein LOC109136800 isoform X1, yielding MCNITNTLRNNRFLLPVVFFVNTTPTKTLQDMVKYLVYKGCLLDLFKICPTCSRDCQVHTCVKGTFLSVTQKCLYQSCLYTRKWKSEPLVGSCPAGNLHLSAAVYHTGSSFIQTNKVLNTMHVRTFTRMAHRNHVQHYILPSVLHKWRLHQNNLLDSLKQRGTVSLGGYMRANSPGHCAKYGSYSMMDLGTNKIVDIQLVQSNEVGSSTRMEKEGLIWSLQYLEQPGVKVASLVTDRHSQVQKSIRAQKPDIDHFYDVWHLCIALTKKVDAISKEKVKRWQKGIKTHLHWSASGSSSGEETVAKWTFLINHIQNVYVHDIPLFPKCIHPCTTDKNKKPGMSIFSSNYVIELLILTPNLINLSLYLIIQLWLGG
- the LOC109136800 gene encoding uncharacterized protein LOC109136800 isoform X2 yields the protein MVKYLVYKGCLLDLFKICPTCSRDCQVHTCVKGTFLSVTQKCLYQSCLYTRKWKSEPLVGSCPAGNLHLSAAVYHTGSSFIQTNKVLNTMHVRTFTRMAHRNHVQHYILPSVLHKWRLHQNNLLDSLKQRGTVSLGGYMRANSPGHCAKYGSYSMMDLGTNKIVDIQLVQSNEVGSSTRMEKEGLIWSLQYLEQPGVKVASLVTDRHSQVQKSIRAQKPDIDHFYDVWHLCIALTKKVDAISKEKVKRWQKGIKTHLHWSASGSSSGEETVAKWTFLINHIQNVYVHDIPLFPKCIHPCTTDKNKKPGMSIFSSNYVIELLILTPNLINLSLYLIIQLWLGG
- the tmem135 gene encoding transmembrane protein 135 — translated: MAALSKIPHSCYEVGHTWSPSCVQSAVDVTRGALEVSFKIYAPLYLIAAILRRRKKDYYLKRLLPEILWSTSFLTANGGLYIVFFCILRKLLGGFYSWSAGFGSALPASYIAILLERKSRRGLLTIYMTNLATETLFRMAVTRGIVKPIKHGEVLLFCITASLYMFFFRNKDGLKGFAFSALKFIIGKEEIPTHSVTAEHAFTRAHERTAAIETQDSQVSAERPSSRRKTLIAYTRELLESICKKGPRHRCCKHYQDNCISYCVKGFVRMFSVGYLIQCCLKVPSAFRQMFSKPSRLPSLFYNKENFQLGAFLGSFVSIYKGTSCLLRWLRNIDDELHALIAGFLAGLSMFFYKSTTISMYLFTKLVETMYFKGIEAGRFPYFPHADTVLYAISTAICFQAAVMEVQNLRPTYWKFLLRLTKGRFALMNRQLLDVFGTQASRDFKGFVPKLDPRFVTALLPGADIQLG